The following coding sequences are from one Candidatus Obscuribacterales bacterium window:
- a CDS encoding ATP-binding protein, producing the protein MEATLRILVIDDDEVDRMTVRRSLVKAGFRLEVVEVENCTEAIVTLQESPFDCVFLDYRLPDQDGLLLVQQVRQIGIRVPLVVLTGQGDEEIAVDLMKAGATDYLVKSRISSDSLARVLRNAMRVYQAEMEAALANQRLRESNELLIHKNQELEIQRQQIQIQNIKLVEASRLKSQFLATMSHELRTPLNAIIGFSQLLLRPGKRTLLPQQQDMIQRILNNGQQLLALLNEILDFSKVEAGRLDLRPDTIVLSDVVNSTVNELRSLADEKQLELTVQIDLRRPQAFNDPNRLRQVLINLVANAIKFTDAGRISVSISDPSDSMVQIVVQDTGIGIAPEDFEHIFEAFRQVDQSRSRKHPGTGLGLAITDSLVRMMQG; encoded by the coding sequence ATGGAAGCAACCCTCAGAATTTTAGTCATTGACGACGATGAAGTCGATCGTATGACCGTGCGGCGATCGCTAGTCAAAGCTGGCTTTCGTTTAGAGGTAGTCGAGGTGGAAAATTGCACAGAGGCGATCGTCACGCTGCAAGAATCGCCCTTCGATTGTGTATTTCTCGACTATCGTCTACCTGATCAAGATGGACTGCTGCTGGTGCAACAGGTTCGCCAAATTGGGATTCGGGTGCCGCTTGTGGTGCTCACTGGGCAGGGAGACGAAGAAATTGCGGTGGATTTGATGAAGGCCGGCGCTACAGATTATCTCGTTAAGTCGAGAATTTCATCCGATAGTTTAGCGAGAGTGCTGCGTAATGCCATGCGAGTGTATCAGGCAGAAATGGAGGCAGCCCTGGCTAATCAGCGGCTGCGGGAAAGCAATGAGCTGCTCATTCATAAAAATCAAGAACTGGAAATCCAGCGGCAGCAAATTCAAATTCAAAATATCAAACTGGTGGAAGCATCACGGCTTAAGTCTCAATTCTTAGCCACCATGTCCCATGAGCTACGCACTCCGTTGAATGCAATTATTGGCTTTTCCCAACTCCTGCTCCGACCTGGAAAACGTACCTTGCTGCCGCAGCAGCAGGATATGATCCAGCGAATTCTCAACAACGGACAACAGCTTTTAGCCTTGCTCAATGAGATCTTAGATTTTTCCAAGGTAGAAGCAGGTCGGCTAGACCTTCGCCCCGATACAATCGTACTATCAGACGTCGTGAATTCTACGGTGAACGAACTGCGATCGCTGGCGGATGAAAAACAGCTTGAGCTTACCGTACAGATTGATCTAAGGCGACCGCAGGCCTTTAATGATCCAAACCGGTTACGGCAGGTGTTGATTAATCTGGTAGCCAACGCCATTAAATTTACCGATGCGGGCAGGATATCAGTATCCATTTCCGATCCATCGGATAGCATGGTGCAGATCGTCGTTCAAGATACGGGCATCGGCATTGCTCCAGAGGATTTTGAGCATATTTTTGAAGCGTTTCGCCAGGTTGATCAAAGCCGGAGCCGCAAGCATCCTGGCACTGGATTGGGGCTAGCGATTACCGATTCATTAGTGAGAATGATGCAAGGAA
- a CDS encoding response regulator gives MSDDSDRTTFYDKKAKRTKLRGNKGVIPLYMQERVIHILLVEDDEVDVMNVRRAFQKSNITNPVYIAQNGLEALDMLRGVNGQPSVVPSARRLILLDLNMPKMGGIEFLQELRADPDLKLTPVVVLTTSNQDQDRVEAYNLNISGYLLKPVTFTTFAELMATLNKYWALCEMP, from the coding sequence GTGAGTGACGACAGCGATCGCACAACCTTCTACGATAAAAAAGCCAAGCGTACCAAACTAAGAGGAAACAAAGGAGTGATTCCCCTGTATATGCAAGAACGTGTTATTCATATTCTGCTGGTAGAAGATGATGAAGTAGATGTCATGAACGTCCGCCGTGCCTTTCAAAAAAGCAATATCACGAATCCTGTTTATATTGCTCAAAATGGATTAGAGGCCCTAGATATGTTGCGGGGGGTTAATGGGCAACCATCTGTTGTGCCAAGTGCTCGGCGTTTAATTTTACTAGATCTAAATATGCCAAAAATGGGCGGCATTGAGTTTCTCCAAGAACTGCGGGCCGACCCTGACCTGAAGCTAACGCCGGTTGTGGTGTTGACCACATCAAACCAAGACCAAGATCGAGTCGAGGCCTATAACCTCAATATTTCTGGTTATTTGCTCAAGCCGGTTACCTTCACAACCTTTGCAGAACTCATGGCTACCCTGAACAAATATTGGGCGTTATGTGAAATGCCATAA